The Penaeus chinensis breed Huanghai No. 1 chromosome 39, ASM1920278v2, whole genome shotgun sequence genome has a segment encoding these proteins:
- the LOC125046532 gene encoding streptococcal hemagglutinin-like: MLHSHITLRPAKAQPTGDQRRPATELATETATEPATETATEPATETATEPATETATEPATETATEPATDTATEPATETATEPATETATEPATETATEPATETATEPATETATEPATETATEPATETATEPATETATEPATETATEPATETATEPATETATEPATETATEPATETATEPATETATEPATETATEPATETATEPATETATEPATETATEPATETATEPATETATEPATETATEPATETATEPATETATEPATETATEPATETATEPATETATEPATETATEPATETATECAGLRGKIRREFVPKGSPPETPEKRLHECLLDERLSHLRKGFYWRDTIRELSLHPAGGRNLAKETDGVTEEINMSGMKIHTLPPSSSFN; the protein is encoded by the exons ATGCTTCACAGTCACATAACACTCCGGCCCGCAAAAGCCCAGCCGACTGG GGACCAGCGACGACCAGCAACAGAACTAGCGACTGAAACCGCAACAGAACCAGCGACTGAAACCGCAACAGAACCAGCGACTGAAACTGCAACAGAACCAGCGACAGAAACCGCAACAGAACCAGCGACTGAAACCGCGACAGAACCAGCGACTGATACCGCAACAGAACCAGCGACTGAAACCGCAACAGAACCAGCGACTGAAACCGCAACAGAACCAGCGACTGAAACCGCAACAGAACCAGCGACTGAAACCGCAACAGAACCAGCGACAGAAACCGCAACAGAACCAGCGACTGAAACCGCGACAGAACCAGCGACTGAAACCGCAACAGAACCAGCGACTGAAACCGCAACAGAACCAGCGACTGAAACCGCAACAGAACCAGCGACTGAAACCGCAACAGAACCAGCGACTGAAACCGCAACAGAACCAGCGACTGAAACCGCGACAGAACCAGCGACTGAAACCGCAACAGAACCAGCGACTGAAACCGCAACAGAACCAGCGACTGAAACCGCAACAGAACCAGCGACTGAAACCGCGACAGAACCAGCGACTGAAACCGCAACAGAACCAGCGACTGAAACCGCAACAGAACCAGCGACTGAAACCGCAACAGAACCAGCGACTGAAACCGCGACAGAACCAGCGACTGAAACCGCAACAGAACCAGCGACTGAAACCGCAACAGAACCAGCGACTGAAACCGCAACAGAACCAGCGACTGAAACCGCGACAGAACCAGCGACTGAAACCGCAACAGAACCAGCGACTGAAACCGCAACAGAACCAGCGACTGAAACCGCAACAGAACCAGCGACTGAAACAGCAACTGAA TGTGCGGGCCTTCGGGGCAAGATACGCAGAGAGTTTGTTCCGAAGGGCTCACCGCCTGAGACCCCGGAGAAGCGCCTCCACGAGTGTCTGCTGGACGAGCGGCTGTCCCACCTGAGGAAGGGTTTTTACTGGCGGGATACT ATTCGAGAGTTGTCGCTGCACCCTGCTGGCGGAAGGAATCTTGCAAAGGAGACAGACGGGGTAACGGAAGA GATTAACATGTCAGGGATGAAGATTCATACGTTGCCTCCATCCAGCAGTTTTAACTAA